One Siniperca chuatsi isolate FFG_IHB_CAS linkage group LG3, ASM2008510v1, whole genome shotgun sequence genomic region harbors:
- the apbb2b gene encoding amyloid-beta A4 precursor protein-binding family B member 2 isoform X8: MMLGKDYMLAIVIVNYEDIWSEQSFQTDPDLPPGWKKITDMAGIYYWHIPTGTTQWERPATRPAPSGQTESQALGDHTAFTPRKHSLGSLSPSPTPDHESCQADIFFRASTHSGSTTSDSSVEPLSTLEPTLTTCGFVNSCYFPRSTSLQGMPDQEHHEDEDKKQVWSDFGGKIDSEVWKDLQAATVNPDPSLKEFEGATLRYASLKLRNRPAVEEEESSSGNSDPEAKCFAVRSLGWVEMAEEDLAPGKSSVAVNNCIRQLSYCKNDIRDTVGIWGEGKDMYLVLENNMLNLVDPMDRSVLHSQPIASIRVWGVGRDNGRDFAYVARDKNTRILKCHVFRCDTPAKAIATSLHEICSRIMTERKNAKAMAGASLQDRMQAGLDLPLQAEFPTPKTELVQKFQVLYLGMLPVARPIGMDILNGAIDSLISSSNREDWTPVALNVADATVTISKDKDEEEVLVECRVRFLSFMGVGRDVHTFAFIMDAGGHRFDCHVFWCEPNAGNVSEAVQAACMLRYQKCLVARPPSQKACASSPPGDSVSRRVSTSVKRGVLSLIDTLKQKRPVTELPQ; the protein is encoded by the exons ATATCTGGAGTGAGCAGTCATTCCAGACAGACCCTGACCTGCCTCCAGGATGGAAGAAGATCACAGACATGGCCGGTATCTACTACTGGCACATTCCTACAGGCACCACCCAGTGGGAGAGGCCTGCCACCCGCCCAGCACCCTCTGGGCAGACAGAGTCCCAGGCCCTGGGCGACCACACAGCCTTTACACCACGTAAACACTCCCTGGGCTCACTCAGCCCTTCACCCACTCCTGATCATGAG TCGTGCCAGGCAGATATCTTCTTCAGGGCGTCAACTCATTCAGGCAGCACCACCTCTGACAGCTCAGTGGAGCCTCTCTCCACTCTCGAGCCCACcctcaccacatgtggattTGTCAACAGCTGCTACTTT CCTCGTTCCACATCTCTGCAGGGGATGCCTGATCAAGAGCATCACGAAGATGAGGACAAG AAACAGGTGTGGAGTGATTTTGGCGGAAAGATTGATAGTGAAGTGTGGAAG GACCTGCAGGCAGCCACGGTGAACCCTGACCCCAGTCTGAAGGAGTTTGAGGGTGCTACACTTCGCTACGCATCACTCAAGCTAAG GAACCGTCCAgcagtggaagaggaggagtccAGCAGTGGCAACAGTGACCCAGAAGCAAAA TGTTTTGCAGTGCGCTCTCTGGGATGGGTGGAGATGGCTGAGGAGGACTTGGCTCCTGGAAAGAGCAGTGTTGCTGTTAACAACTGCATCCGACAGCTGTCCTACTGCAAGAATGACATCCGAGACACAGTCGGCATCTGGGGAGAG GGGAAGGACATGTACCTGGTGCTGGAGAATAATATGTTGAACCTGGTCGACCCCATGGACCGCAGTGTGCTTCACTCTCAGCCAATCGCAAGCATCCGTGTCTGGGGTGTTGGCCGGGACAACGGCAG GGACTTTGCATATGTGGCGCGAGATAAAAACACCAGGATCCTGAAATGTCATGTGTTCCGCTGTGATACGCCAGCCAAAGCCATCGCCACCAGCCTGCATGAGATCTGCTCCCGG ATAATGACAGAGCGAAAGAATGCCAAAGCGATGGCAGGAGCCTCTCTCCAGGACAGGATGCAGGCAGGACTAGATCTCCCTTTACAAG CAGAGTTCCCCACACCAAAGACAGAGCTGGTTCAGAAGTTTCAGGTGCTCTACCTTGGGATGTTGCCTGTGGCCAGACCAATAG GCATGGACATATTGAATGGAGCTATAGACAGTCTAATCAGTTCTTCCAACAGAGAGGACTGGACTCCGGTTGCCCTCAATGTGGCAGATGCTACTGTCACCATCAGCAAAGACAAG GACGAAGAGGAAGTGCTGGTGGAGTGTCGTGTTCGTTTCCTGTCTTTCATGGGCGTTGGGCGTGACGTGCACACGTTTGCTTTCATCATGGATGCTGGCGGCCATCGTTTTGACTGTCACGTCTTCTGGTGTGAGCCCAACGCTGGAAATGTGTCGGAGGCTGTACAGGCAGCTTGTATG CTGCGGTATCAGAAGTGTTTGGTGGCTCGACCCCCCTCCCAGAAGGCCTGCGCCTCGTCGCCCCCTGGTGACTCGGTGTCCCGTCGGGTCTCAACCAGTGTGAAGAGGGGCGTCCTGTCTCTCATCGACACCCTCAAACAGAAGAGACCCGTCACCGAGTTGCCGCAGTAA
- the apbb2b gene encoding amyloid-beta A4 precursor protein-binding family B member 2 isoform X6 — translation MMLGKDYMLAIVIVNYEDIWSEQSFQTDPDLPPGWKKITDMAGIYYWHIPTGTTQWERPATRPAPSGQTESQALGDHTAFTPRKHSLGSLSPSPTPDHESCQADIFFRASTHSGSTTSDSSVEPLSTLEPTLTTCGFVNSCYFPRSTSLQGMPDQEHHEDEDKKQVWSDFGGKIDSEVWKDLQAATVNPDPSLKEFEGATLRYASLKLRNRPAVEEEESSSGNSDPEAKCFAVRSLGWVEMAEEDLAPGKSSVAVNNCIRQLSYCKNDIRDTVGIWGEGKDMYLVLENNMLNLVDPMDRSVLHSQPIASIRVWGVGRDNGRERDFAYVARDKNTRILKCHVFRCDTPAKAIATSLHEICSRIMTERKNAKAMAGASLQDRMQAGLDLPLQAEFPTPKTELVQKFQVLYLGMLPVARPIGMDILNGAIDSLISSSNREDWTPVALNVADATVTISKDKDEEEVLVECRVRFLSFMGVGRDVHTFAFIMDAGGHRFDCHVFWCEPNAGNVSEAVQAACMLRYQKCLVARPPSQKACASSPPGDSVSRRVSTSVKRGVLSLIDTLKQKRPVTELPQ, via the exons ATATCTGGAGTGAGCAGTCATTCCAGACAGACCCTGACCTGCCTCCAGGATGGAAGAAGATCACAGACATGGCCGGTATCTACTACTGGCACATTCCTACAGGCACCACCCAGTGGGAGAGGCCTGCCACCCGCCCAGCACCCTCTGGGCAGACAGAGTCCCAGGCCCTGGGCGACCACACAGCCTTTACACCACGTAAACACTCCCTGGGCTCACTCAGCCCTTCACCCACTCCTGATCATGAG TCGTGCCAGGCAGATATCTTCTTCAGGGCGTCAACTCATTCAGGCAGCACCACCTCTGACAGCTCAGTGGAGCCTCTCTCCACTCTCGAGCCCACcctcaccacatgtggattTGTCAACAGCTGCTACTTT CCTCGTTCCACATCTCTGCAGGGGATGCCTGATCAAGAGCATCACGAAGATGAGGACAAG AAACAGGTGTGGAGTGATTTTGGCGGAAAGATTGATAGTGAAGTGTGGAAG GACCTGCAGGCAGCCACGGTGAACCCTGACCCCAGTCTGAAGGAGTTTGAGGGTGCTACACTTCGCTACGCATCACTCAAGCTAAG GAACCGTCCAgcagtggaagaggaggagtccAGCAGTGGCAACAGTGACCCAGAAGCAAAA TGTTTTGCAGTGCGCTCTCTGGGATGGGTGGAGATGGCTGAGGAGGACTTGGCTCCTGGAAAGAGCAGTGTTGCTGTTAACAACTGCATCCGACAGCTGTCCTACTGCAAGAATGACATCCGAGACACAGTCGGCATCTGGGGAGAG GGGAAGGACATGTACCTGGTGCTGGAGAATAATATGTTGAACCTGGTCGACCCCATGGACCGCAGTGTGCTTCACTCTCAGCCAATCGCAAGCATCCGTGTCTGGGGTGTTGGCCGGGACAACGGCAG agagag GGACTTTGCATATGTGGCGCGAGATAAAAACACCAGGATCCTGAAATGTCATGTGTTCCGCTGTGATACGCCAGCCAAAGCCATCGCCACCAGCCTGCATGAGATCTGCTCCCGG ATAATGACAGAGCGAAAGAATGCCAAAGCGATGGCAGGAGCCTCTCTCCAGGACAGGATGCAGGCAGGACTAGATCTCCCTTTACAAG CAGAGTTCCCCACACCAAAGACAGAGCTGGTTCAGAAGTTTCAGGTGCTCTACCTTGGGATGTTGCCTGTGGCCAGACCAATAG GCATGGACATATTGAATGGAGCTATAGACAGTCTAATCAGTTCTTCCAACAGAGAGGACTGGACTCCGGTTGCCCTCAATGTGGCAGATGCTACTGTCACCATCAGCAAAGACAAG GACGAAGAGGAAGTGCTGGTGGAGTGTCGTGTTCGTTTCCTGTCTTTCATGGGCGTTGGGCGTGACGTGCACACGTTTGCTTTCATCATGGATGCTGGCGGCCATCGTTTTGACTGTCACGTCTTCTGGTGTGAGCCCAACGCTGGAAATGTGTCGGAGGCTGTACAGGCAGCTTGTATG CTGCGGTATCAGAAGTGTTTGGTGGCTCGACCCCCCTCCCAGAAGGCCTGCGCCTCGTCGCCCCCTGGTGACTCGGTGTCCCGTCGGGTCTCAACCAGTGTGAAGAGGGGCGTCCTGTCTCTCATCGACACCCTCAAACAGAAGAGACCCGTCACCGAGTTGCCGCAGTAA
- the apbb2b gene encoding amyloid-beta A4 precursor protein-binding family B member 2 isoform X7 produces MTERKNAKAMAGASLQDRMQAGLDLPLQAEFPTPKTELVQKFQVLYLGMLPVARPIGMDILNGAIDSLISSSNREDWTPVALNVADATVTISKDKDEEEVLVECRVRFLSFMGVGRDVHTFAFIMDAGGHRFDCHVFWCEPNAGNVSEAVQAACMLRYQKCLVARPPSQKACASSPPGDSVSRRVSTSVKRGVLSLIDTLKQKRPVTELPQ; encoded by the exons ATGACAGAGCGAAAGAATGCCAAAGCGATGGCAGGAGCCTCTCTCCAGGACAGGATGCAGGCAGGACTAGATCTCCCTTTACAAG CAGAGTTCCCCACACCAAAGACAGAGCTGGTTCAGAAGTTTCAGGTGCTCTACCTTGGGATGTTGCCTGTGGCCAGACCAATAG GCATGGACATATTGAATGGAGCTATAGACAGTCTAATCAGTTCTTCCAACAGAGAGGACTGGACTCCGGTTGCCCTCAATGTGGCAGATGCTACTGTCACCATCAGCAAAGACAAG GACGAAGAGGAAGTGCTGGTGGAGTGTCGTGTTCGTTTCCTGTCTTTCATGGGCGTTGGGCGTGACGTGCACACGTTTGCTTTCATCATGGATGCTGGCGGCCATCGTTTTGACTGTCACGTCTTCTGGTGTGAGCCCAACGCTGGAAATGTGTCGGAGGCTGTACAGGCAGCTTGTATG CTGCGGTATCAGAAGTGTTTGGTGGCTCGACCCCCCTCCCAGAAGGCCTGCGCCTCGTCGCCCCCTGGTGACTCGGTGTCCCGTCGGGTCTCAACCAGTGTGAAGAGGGGCGTCCTGTCTCTCATCGACACCCTCAAACAGAAGAGACCCGTCACCGAGTTGCCGCAGTAA